Within Oncorhynchus masou masou isolate Uvic2021 chromosome 17, UVic_Omas_1.1, whole genome shotgun sequence, the genomic segment TATTATAATGTAAaacattataatacattatgaatATTTCTTGATAGAATGGAGGAAATATAATGGGAAATAAATCCTACCTTGTGTTGTGCAGACTCCATGATTAATTCTCCATACATATTTATGACCTTCAAGAGAAAACCACAAAAGAATTTCAAAACAGGGTCACATCACATAGAGCAAGTTAACTTTGGACCGATGACGCACCAGACTACGCAGGGCCAAGAGGCTTTTCTGATCCTGACCACGTGAACTACAGTTATTTCTTGATCGGGTCACGTGGTCAGAAGAAACCCCCAGCCCGTCATGAAAGTTTTCAGTCTATGGACATACAGTGAGCTCCGAAAGTATTGGATCAGTGACACAGTTGTTGtcgttttggctctgtactccagcactctGAATTttaaattatacaatgactacGGGGTTGAAGTGCAGACTGTAAACTTTAATTTGAGGGAATTATCAACTGTTTATAAATTACAGCACTTTTAGTATAGTGCCCCTATTTTAAGCAAAtgaaagtattgggacaaattcctTTGTGTGTATtatagtcaaaagtttagtatttggtcccataatCCTAGCAATCAATGATTACAagaatttgttggatgcatttgctgtgtGTTTTTcagttgtgtttcagattattttgtgcccattAGAAATGTATGGCAAATGACGTAGTGTCATTTGAGTCActttttttgtaaataacagaATATGCTTCTAAACAGTTCTACATTAATGAGGATGCTACCATGCTAccactccaagcgggctgtcatgtgccttttactgaggagtggcttctgtctggccacgcaaccataaaagcctgattggtggagtgctgcagagatggttgtccttctggaaggttctcccatctccacagaggaactctgtcagagtgaccatcgggttcttggtaacctatgtgaccaaggcccttattactccgattgctcagtttggccgggcggccagctcgaggaagagtcttgatggttccaaacttttcatttaagaatgatggaggccactgtgttactggggatcttcaatgctgcagacatttttcggTACCCCTCCACAGATCTGCGCCgtggcacaatcctgtctctgagcaatactgacaattccttcgacctcatggcttgttttttgctctgacatgcactgtcaactgtgtgatcTTCTATAGAcatttgtgtgcctttccaaatcttgtccaatcaattgaatttaccacaggtagactgcaatcaagttgtagaacatctcaaggatgatcaatagaaacaatacgcacctgagctcaattttcaagtctcatagcaaacggtctgaataaagtatttcttttttttcttctttttttaactaaaatgtcaaataacctcttttcagtttgtcaagatggagtattgtgtgtagattcctGAGGATTGTTATTTTATTGAATCCTTGTtatgaataaggctgtaacgcatcaaaaatgtgggaaaagtcaaggggtctgaatactttcaaaaggcactgtatatcatggTGAAATTGGTGGATTTGGGTAAAAGGCATCAACCTGGTCATTGAGCCAGTTCTGATCGTCCAGCGTAGACAAGTCTTCCAGTGTCAGAGTGTGCTTGTTGTAGACCACCCGGAAAGCGGGCATCATTCTATGCGCTAGGACAGCCTGGTACTTCATTACTACTACAGAGATGAAATACTTCCTATGAAAGAGGGCAGAACATTGTTTTGTTATTTAGTAGAGAGCCTCATAATTCCTAGGGCCCTGAGTTTTTCCTTGACCATGTGACCTCAACAGGATAGGCTATACCTTGGGTCTAAAGTTGTCCAGGGCCAGAGATAGAAGATACAGCTAGGGCCTAGAGCAGGGTTGCCCAACCCTCTTCCAGGAGTTCCACTGTTCTGTAAGTTaagttttcagtccaaccctaacctAAAATACTTGATTCGGCTTGGTGTGCAGCTAATAAACAGCTAATAAATAGAATCAGGTGTGGTAAATTACAGTTgggctgaaaacctacaggacggtgaATCTctaggaagagggttggactgaaaacctacaagaCAGTAGATCTctaggaagagggttgggcagccctggccTAGTATACCCAAGTCAGGCCACATGATCAGGAAAAACAGGGCATACTACACATATTGCATTATGAAGTGAAGGAACCAAAACCATGTCTTCTCTGTTGTATTTATTATGTACTTGCCCCTTAGTAAGGTCAGTCTTCAGCTTCTTGTTAAGGTGCCTCAGTACATCGTTATTGCTCAATGGGATGAAACTTCCATACTTCATATAGAAGCAGTCAAGGAACTCTACGGAGATAGAAAGAACATTAGACACTCAAGGCAGCACTTAAGGAAACATTTTAAATTTAAGAAAAACAAATTTACCATGGATGAGCGTCGTTGTTGATTCCCAGCTGACGCCTGTGGACGCCCGCTGGCTCTGAGGTGGATACGGCACTGCTCGCTTCGTCACCAGCGTGTCCTGTTTAGTGGCGGTGGCCGCATCCCTAGCTCTGACTGTGCCCCGGTCCTCCTCCTTGACAGGGTTGCTACACAGCACTGATGTGCCCACAGACGGACACACCTTCTGTTCCAAACTCCCCTTTTCCTAAATAAGTCAACTGTATTTAGCTATTTTGGATTTGATTGCTGTCAGTATGGGTCTCATGTATTGATTTATAAATCTGTTTGGATAGGCCTGAGCATATAAATGGATGACATCTACATGCTCATGGACTTTGTATTGACTGCTATGTTGGTGTAATGAAATTTGAACTTGCCTGGCTGTCCTCTGCACTGTCCAGGCATTGACCATCACAAGCAATGGCCGTAGTGACCACTTCTTTTCCCTTGCGTACCTTCTGCCATTTCTGACTTTCCTCCAATTCCCCAGTGTATGTAAAAGACATCTGTGTGTTGAAAATAGACAGGCGCCTCCTGGTTTCCGCCAGTCTTTTAGCTCTGATCATGGAGAACCAGAGGAGACACCTGGCTCTCTGCCACTTTCTGTGCCCCCACATCCTCCACACCTGCCACCAGAACTGGATGTTACACCGGCGCCGCGACTGCCTCTTGTGTcgcatggagagaggagagactccttttctgttgttctttATGCCCCTTTTCCGGTCTCGTTTATGGTTTGTGGATCTAATGGGGGCTGCGGTTGTGGTTAGGGATGGGTCGTGGACCTGTGCTACAGGGCTGCAGCAGAGGTAAGAGGTGTGTGTGACTGGCAAGGGCTGTCTATTGATGTGCACTGTGGAGGGAGGGCAAGGGGAGTGCATGGAGGGGGACTGACTCTGGGGCAGGTCAGAGCAGGTATGAGACACAGAGATCTGCTTTAGATCTGATCTCAGATTTGCTTGAGTGTTGTCTGTGGGAGCAATGCACTCTGAGTCAGGTTCAAGCCCATGGTTGCTAATAGCTACACAAGGGAGGAATGGAGCAGAGACAATGGAAGGCTCCATTTGAAGTTTGTGCTTTTTCTGCTCTTGAGTGAGTGAGGGACTAATAGCTCTAGCCTTGTGTTTGATTGGACGGCTGAGAGCTTCCAGCTTTTGTGTGAATGACTCGAATAGGTCATGGTCTCCAGGGTATGGCTCCCCATTTGAGTGCCTTCAGTTGGGTCCGAGGAAGGAAAACAAGACACCTGACCATTGCCTTCTATTTTGCCATGCTTTACCTTCTCAGCCGACCGGCTAGACGTACTATAGGCACCACACGGTGAGAGAAACATGCCCTTAAGATGGTTAATTTAACTAATATATAACTCTGCTAGCTAGTTCACAGTAGCGTTACCTACTCTCTGGCAATGTACATACTGGCACGGCATTACAATGTTTTGATTATTGGCTACTGTGAATCCTAACTACCggtatgctagctagctaatttaaaCCACGTTTGAAGCTAGCCCTCGTGTGTCATGTCAGAGCCTCCAACAACACACGGAAAGGATTTGGGACCAAAGCGTGCATAAAAAAAAATCGAAACAAAATGTAGCACACACTATCAGACTTCAGCATGTTTGTTATGGTCTTGCCTGACTCAAATTAATTCAGAAATATGTAACAACATGTATTTACCCAAATGAGCCGATACTTGGACCACATAATTTTCGTGTATACTCTCTTTTCCTGGACGACCAGACGCCTGTAGCGAAATACATCACGACTGATTGTGTCGATTTCATGCAAGCGGTCGCACGTTGAATACGTCACGGCACTGGCTTCCGtggtcactagttaccacagccacaaagtaaaatGGATTATATCGtacaaattcatgaaaacaaacatttgcttTTTGGTCTTCATTCAAGAGTCGAgataggcataaggttagcagagTGGGTAAAGTTTCAAGAAGATACATTGTAGAGATAGGCGGGATTAAACCATAATTATGACTTTGTAGCTGTGATAACTAGATACGACCGGTACCAATCGGAATTTATCAAGGAAAAAGGTGATCAGAATAATACGttcaataataataaatacattaaTTGATTCAATTTCAATAAATGTGGCTCAATCAAATACAGCCAGTAGGTTTTTGAAAAAAGTAAATACAATTATGAGAGATGCCAAGTTATGCTATTTTGCAAATGTTACATCCATACATGTCAATGTATGTGTTATTttcgtgtgtgtttgtctctctctcaataaAATATTTTCAATTTtaggggatttattggcatgggaaacatatgtttactttGCCAAATCAGGTgaaatagatttaaaaaaaagtgaaataaacattaaaaaaggaacagtaaacattacacctacaaaagttccaaaataatagacatttcaaatgtcatattatgtctatatacagtgttgtaatgatgtgaaaatagttcaagtacaaaagtgaaaataaataaacataaatataggttgtatttacaatgttgtttgttcttcactggttgcccttttcttgtggcaacaggtcacaaatcttgctgctgtgattgcacactgtggtatttcacccaatagatatgggagtttatcaaaatgtgattttttttttcaaattcatTGTGGGAAATATGTGCCTCTAATATGGCCATATATTTGGCATGAGGttgggaagtgcagctcagtttccaactcATTTTGTGGGCTGTGTGCACAtcgtctgtcttctcttgagagccaggtctgccttcggcggactttctcaattgcaaggctatgctcactgagtctgtaaatAGTCagatttccttcattttgggtcagtcacagtggtcaggtattctgccactgtgtactctctgtttagggccaaatagcattctagtttgctcagttttttttgtaaattccttccaatgtgtcaagctttttgttttctcatgatttagttgggtgtaattgtgttgctgtcctggggccctttggggtgtgtttgtatttgtgaaAAGAGCCCCAGGACCTGCTTGCTTAGGGGCCTCTTCTCCAGGTTTATATCTCTGgagtgatggctttgttatggaagatttgggaattgcttccttttaggtggttgtagaatatAACGTCTCTTTTTctattttgatcattagcgggtatcggcctaattctgctctgcatgcattatttggtgtaatgcaaatagtccggctagccatttgattacctgttcaggagtcttatggcttgggggtaaaaactgttgagaagcctttttgtcctaaaCTTGGCActccgcttgccatgcggtagtagagagaacagtctatgacttgggtggctggggtctttgagaattttcagggccttcctctgacaccgcctggtgtaaaggtcctggatggcaggcagcttagccccagtgatgtactgggccgtacgcactaccctctgtagtgccttgcagtcagaggccgaacaattgccgtaccaggcagtgatgcaaccagtcaggatgctctcgatggtgcagctgtagaaccttttgaggatctcaggacccatgccaaatctttttagtttcctgagggggaataggctttgtcgtgccctcttcatgactgtcttggtgtgtttggaccattctagtttgttgttgatgtggacaccgaggaacttgaagctctcaacctgttctactatagccctgttgatgagaacggggcgtgctcggtcctcattttcctgtagtccacaatcatctccttagtcttggttacattgagggataggttgttattctggcaccacacggccaggtctttgacctcctccctatagcctGCCTCGTCGTTGTCTgagatcaggcctaccactgttgtgtcatctgcaaacttaatgatggtgttggggtcatgcctggccatgcagtcatgggtgaacagggagtacaggagggcactgagcacgcacccctgtggagctccagtgttgaggattagtgtggcagatgtgttgatacctaccctcaccacctggggacggcccgtcaggaagtccgggatcctgttgcagagggaggtgtttagtcccaggatccttagcttagtgattagctttgaggttctatggtgttgaatgctgagctgtcgtcaatgactagccatcatcaactcagtgggttttgtccaacatgtctctggacctactcactgccacagtcatactctggaactagttttgtcccgtggaataaatgttgtggatcttaatgtttttcgtcattatcctggactatcggaccaccattttattacgtttgcaatcgcaagaaataatctgctcagacccaaaccaaggatcatcaaaagtcgtgctataaattctttGACAACCCAAAGATTGCTAGATGCCTTTCCAGACTCCCTCCGCCTACAAAAGGACATCAAAGtgcaaaaatcagttaaccacctaactgaggaactcaatttaaccttgcgcaataccctagatgcagtcacacccctgaaaacaaaaacatttgtcataagatactagctccctggtatacagaaaatacttgagctctgaagcaagcttccagaaaattggaacggaaatggcgccacaccaaactggaagtcttccgactagcttggaaagacagtaccgtgcagtatcgaagaaccctcactgctgctcgatcatcctatttttacaACTAAATTGAGGAAAATAATAACAATCCAACATTTCTtattgatactgtcgcaaagctagctgaaaagcagcattccccaagaaaGGATGGCTTttacttcagcagtgataaattcatgaacttctttgaggaaaagataatgatcattagaaagcaaattacggactcccctttaaatctgtgtattcctccaaagctcagttgtcctgagtctgcacaactctgccaggacctaggatcaagggagacactcaagtgttttagcactatatctcttgacacaatgatgaaaataatcatggcctcttaTCCttcggctgggaatttcattgatAGATCATttgcccatagtttagggatccccataaTTCCTGTGGATGTGCCCTTCCCCgttcacatttacattacattacatttaagtcatttagcagacgctcttatccagagcgacttacaaattggtgaattcaccttctgacatccagtggaacagccactttacaatagtgcatctaaatcattaagggggggggggggtgagaaggattacttatcctatcctaggtattccttgaagaggtggggtttcaggtgtctccggaaggtggtgattgactccgctgtcctggcgtcgtgagggagtttgttccaccattggggggccagagcagcgaacagttttgactgggctgagcgggaactgtacttcctcaatggtagggaggcgagcaggccagaggtggatgaacgcagtgcccttgcttgggtgtagggcctgatcagagcctggaggtactgcggtgccgttcccctcacagctccgtaggcaagcaccatggtcttgtagcggatgcgagcttcaactggaagccagtggagggagcggaggagcggggtgacgtgagagaacttgggaaggttgaacaccagacgggctgcggcgttctggatgagttgtaggggtttaatggcacaggcagggagcccagccaacagcgagttgcagtaatccagacgggagatgacaagtgcctggattaggacctgcgccgcttcctgtgtgaggcagggtcgtactctgcggatgttgtagagcatgaacctacaggaacgggccaccgccatgatgttggttgagaacgacagggtgttgtccaggatcacgccaaggttcttagcgctctgggaggaggacacaattcACAGTTCACGCCTTAGATAgtcaaccattagggtcagggttgattagggaggtcaccactcctttgggcatggtgacgcaggggggtcATACGGTTAACTTGTCATAACTCCACTGTTTCGTGGCCACAGATGGCTCTCACCCGGTGGTCGCGAGAGTCCTCAGGTaagtgtttaggggtttccgttggtgctactacggtggagagtccagacccggtctccaccgtgcgcattccccctgaatatgccgatttggctcttgCCTTCTCTAAAAAGAATGCGACTCAATTACCCCCTCATCACCTGggcgattgtgcgatagatctcctggtaggcGCTgcgcttcccaggagtcacgtgtctccgggagggagatgagtggaagacggctttTAGTACCactgggcactatgagtacctcgtcatgccgtatgggttgatgaatgctccatcagtcttccatgcctttgtagacaagattttcagggacctgcacaggcagggtgtagtggtgtatattgatgacattctgatatactccgcaaCATGCGCCAAGCATGTGTCCTtggtgcgcaaggtgcttggtcgactgttggagcatgacctgtatgccaaggctgagaaatgcctgttctttcaacagtccgtctccttcctagggtatcgcatttccacctcttTCTTACACACCAGGCTCCCAAAGCGTTAAGGCAAATTcattgtcccggctgtatgacacagaggagctgcccatggatcccactcccatactcccggcctcctgcctggtggcgccggtagtgtgggagctggacgcggacattgagcgggcatCATGTGCAGAGCCCGTTCCCcctcagtgtccagctgggcatctgtacgttccgtctgctgtccgcgaccggctgatctattggtcccacacatcaccctcctctggtcatcctgggatcggtcagacggtgcgctgtcttagtgggaagtactggtggcccactttagctaaggacatGAAGGTTTATGTTTCGTCGtcctcggtgtgcgcccagtgcaaggctcctagacacctgcccagaggtaagttacaacccttacccgttccacaacggccgtggttgCAGCTGTCGGTGGATTTCCTAACCGATCatccaccttcacagggtaacaccacgatcctggtcgttgtggatcgtttttctaagtcctgtcgtctcctccctttgcccggtcccCCTAAGGCCCAACAAACgtcggaggccctgtttacacacgtcttccggcactatggggtgcctgaggatatagtgtccgatcggggtccccagtgcacgtcaagggtctggaaggagttcatggaacgtctgggggtttcggtcagccttacctcaggttttcaccccgagagtaacaggcaggtggagagagttaaccaggatgtgggtaggtttctgaggtcttattgccaggaccggccgggggagtgggcggcgttcgtgccctgggcagagatagcccagaactcactccgccactcctccactaacctttctcCCTTTCAGTGTGTATTGGGTATCAGCCAGTTcaggctccttggcatcagagtcagaccgaggctcttgcggtggacgactggttccgGTGCACGGAATAAACATGGGACGCCGCAGActgtcaccgcagtgaggccccggtgttcgcagtAAGGCCCTGTGccttttggtgtttgtcccattatgtgaattcttggttggtgagcagaacCCAGGCCTCACAACCATAatgggcaatgggttctataactgattcaaatatttttagccagatcctaattggtatgtcgaattttatgttccttttgatggcatagaatgcccttctcgccttgtctctcagctcgttcaaagctttgtggaagttacctgtagtgctgatgtttaggctgaggtatgtatattttttgtgtgctctagggcaaaggtgtctagatggaatttgtattcgtgTTCCTGGTAACTGGACCTTTTTTTAGGAACACTGttgtttttgtcttactgagatgtactgtcagggcccagctctctctgtatgtgtctgtggcCAAGTTTGAGAGGATCAAAACAACAATGTATCATGGGTAAattttgactgactgactgcactCGTTTTGATGCTCTCGAACACGGCCGATATCTGGTACGTGTTTTCATTCTCAACCAATGGTTGCCATCAACtgacagattg encodes:
- the LOC135558433 gene encoding uncharacterized protein LOC135558433, with product MEPSIVSAPFLPCVAISNHGLEPDSECIAPTDNTQANLRSDLKQISVSHTCSDLPQSQSPSMHSPCPPSTVHINRQPLPVTHTSYLCCSPVAQVHDPSLTTTAAPIRSTNHKRDRKRGIKNNRKGVSPLSMRHKRQSRRRCNIQFWWQVWRMWGHRKWQRARCLLWFSMIRAKRLAETRRRLSIFNTQMSFTYTGELEESQKWQKVRKGKEVVTTAIACDGQCLDSAEDSQEKGSLEQKVCPSVGTSVLCSNPVKEEDRGTVRARDAATATKQDTLVTKRAVPYPPQSQRASTGVSWESTTTLIHEFLDCFYMKYGSFIPLSNNDVLRHLNKKLKTDLTKGKYFISVVVMKYQAVLAHRMMPAFRVVYNKHTLTLEDLSTLDDQNWLNDQVINMYGELIMESAQHKVHFFNSFFHRQLMTKGYEGVKRWTRKVDLFSKALLLVPIHLEIHWCLVTADTVSKRIHLYDSQGIVFKEAAENVLRYIHTEAKERKQTAFQNDWKMYIDERIPQQTNENDCGVFVLEYCRCLALGKPLRFSQRDMPTVRKRIYRELCECKLQD